A genomic region of Oryza glaberrima chromosome 1, OglaRS2, whole genome shotgun sequence contains the following coding sequences:
- the LOC127783462 gene encoding protein IQ-DOMAIN 6-like isoform X2: MGASGKWIRTLVGLRPAAEREKERGGGGGKGRKWSRLWRSSSSQRGGGNASASEVYSETSSSADALSSVVAAVVRAPPRDFRLIRQEWAAVRIQTAFRAFLARRALRALRGIVRLQALVRGRRVRKQLAVTLKCMQALVRVQARARDRRARISADGLDSQDMLDERGGRVDPVKEAEAGWCDSQGTADDVRSKIHMRHEGAIKRERALTYAQSHQRCSNHGGRPSSPAVSLKHHGNGATRSNHSWSYLEGWMATKPWESRLMEQTHTENSTNSRCSESVEEVSVGGPKLSDASSVKIRRNNVTTRVAAKPPSMISATSSDFVCDESSPSTSSVTPLSANNSLATERRSDCGQVGGPSYMSLTKSAKARLSGYGSHKPPLQRQRSGDLLHHNNRMAFSSIDVQSTAGSEVSVTSKRLNSLALKGRATRSLDKENERRPSSLL, from the exons ATGGGGGCGTCGGGGAAGTGGATCAGGACGCTGGTGGGGctgaggccggcggcggagagggagaaggagaggggcggcggcggggggaaggggaggaagtgGAGCAGACTGtggaggagctcgtcgtcgcagaggggcggcgggaacgcgtcggcgtcggaggTGTACTCCGAGACGTCGTCCTCCGCCGACGCGCTCAGCTCCGTCGTCGCGGCCGTCGTCCGCGCGCCGCCCAGGGACTTCCGGCTCATCAGGCAGGAGTGGGCCGCCGTCCGCATCCAGACCGCCTTCCGCGCCTTCCTG GCGAGGCGGGCGCTGAGGGCGCTGCGAGGGATCGTGCGGCTGCAGGCGCTGGTGCGCGGCCGCCGCGTGCGCAAGCAGCTGGCCGTCACGCTCAAGTGCATGCAGGCGCTCGTCCGGGTGCAGGCTCGCGCGCGGGATCGGCGAGCCAGGATCTCGGCCGACGGCCTCGACTCTCAGGACATGCTCGACGAGCGCGGCGGACGCGTCGATCCTGTCAAGGAAGCCGAG GCAGGATGGTGTGATAGTCAAGGCACTGCGGATGACGTGAGATCGAAGATACACATGAGGCATGAGGGTGCAATCAAGAGAGAAAGGGCACTTACTTATGCTCAATCCCACCAG AGGTGTTCAAACCACGGTGGAAGACCCAGCTCCCCTGCTGTATCTCTCAAGCACCATGGGAATGGTGCTACTAGGAGCAACCATAGTTGGAGCTATCTGGAAGGGTGGATGGCCACAAAACCTTGGGAGAGCCGACTGATGGAGCAAACCCACACCGAAAACTCCACCAATTCGCGGTGTTCAGAGAGCGTCGAGGAAGTAAGCGTTGGCGGCCCGAAGCTTTCTGATGCAAGCTCGGTCAAGATCAGAAGGAACAATGTTACAACAAGGGTGGCAGCAAAGCCTCCCTCCATGATCTCGGCTACCTCTTCTGATTTCGTGTGCGATGAGAGCTCCCCATCTACATCTTCTGTGACTCCACTGTCAGCCAACAATTCCCTGGCAACAGAGAGAAGATCTGATTGTGGTCAGGTTGGTGGACCGAGCTACATGAGCCTGACCAAATCAGCCAAGGCAAGGCTGAGTGGCTATGGCTCTCACAAGCCACCTCTTCAAAGGCAAAGGTCCGGTGATCTCCTCCATCACAACAACAGGATGGCATTCTCTTCCATAGATGTTCAGAGCACTGCTGGCTCGGAGGTCTCAGTAACTTCAAAGAGGTTAAACAGTTTGGCTCTTAAAGGTCGAGCCACAAGAAGTTTAGACAAGGAGAATGAGAGACGGCCTAGTTCCTTGCTTTAG
- the LOC127783462 gene encoding protein IQ-DOMAIN 6-like isoform X1, whose protein sequence is MGASGKWIRTLVGLRPAAEREKERGGGGGKGRKWSRLWRSSSSQRGGGNASASEVYSETSSSADALSSVVAAVVRAPPRDFRLIRQEWAAVRIQTAFRAFLARRALRALRGIVRLQALVRGRRVRKQLAVTLKCMQALVRVQARARDRRARISADGLDSQDMLDERGGRVDPVKEAEAGWCDSQGTADDVRSKIHMRHEGAIKRERALTYAQSHQQRCSNHGGRPSSPAVSLKHHGNGATRSNHSWSYLEGWMATKPWESRLMEQTHTENSTNSRCSESVEEVSVGGPKLSDASSVKIRRNNVTTRVAAKPPSMISATSSDFVCDESSPSTSSVTPLSANNSLATERRSDCGQVGGPSYMSLTKSAKARLSGYGSHKPPLQRQRSGDLLHHNNRMAFSSIDVQSTAGSEVSVTSKRLNSLALKGRATRSLDKENERRPSSLL, encoded by the exons ATGGGGGCGTCGGGGAAGTGGATCAGGACGCTGGTGGGGctgaggccggcggcggagagggagaaggagaggggcggcggcggggggaaggggaggaagtgGAGCAGACTGtggaggagctcgtcgtcgcagaggggcggcgggaacgcgtcggcgtcggaggTGTACTCCGAGACGTCGTCCTCCGCCGACGCGCTCAGCTCCGTCGTCGCGGCCGTCGTCCGCGCGCCGCCCAGGGACTTCCGGCTCATCAGGCAGGAGTGGGCCGCCGTCCGCATCCAGACCGCCTTCCGCGCCTTCCTG GCGAGGCGGGCGCTGAGGGCGCTGCGAGGGATCGTGCGGCTGCAGGCGCTGGTGCGCGGCCGCCGCGTGCGCAAGCAGCTGGCCGTCACGCTCAAGTGCATGCAGGCGCTCGTCCGGGTGCAGGCTCGCGCGCGGGATCGGCGAGCCAGGATCTCGGCCGACGGCCTCGACTCTCAGGACATGCTCGACGAGCGCGGCGGACGCGTCGATCCTGTCAAGGAAGCCGAG GCAGGATGGTGTGATAGTCAAGGCACTGCGGATGACGTGAGATCGAAGATACACATGAGGCATGAGGGTGCAATCAAGAGAGAAAGGGCACTTACTTATGCTCAATCCCACCAG CAGAGGTGTTCAAACCACGGTGGAAGACCCAGCTCCCCTGCTGTATCTCTCAAGCACCATGGGAATGGTGCTACTAGGAGCAACCATAGTTGGAGCTATCTGGAAGGGTGGATGGCCACAAAACCTTGGGAGAGCCGACTGATGGAGCAAACCCACACCGAAAACTCCACCAATTCGCGGTGTTCAGAGAGCGTCGAGGAAGTAAGCGTTGGCGGCCCGAAGCTTTCTGATGCAAGCTCGGTCAAGATCAGAAGGAACAATGTTACAACAAGGGTGGCAGCAAAGCCTCCCTCCATGATCTCGGCTACCTCTTCTGATTTCGTGTGCGATGAGAGCTCCCCATCTACATCTTCTGTGACTCCACTGTCAGCCAACAATTCCCTGGCAACAGAGAGAAGATCTGATTGTGGTCAGGTTGGTGGACCGAGCTACATGAGCCTGACCAAATCAGCCAAGGCAAGGCTGAGTGGCTATGGCTCTCACAAGCCACCTCTTCAAAGGCAAAGGTCCGGTGATCTCCTCCATCACAACAACAGGATGGCATTCTCTTCCATAGATGTTCAGAGCACTGCTGGCTCGGAGGTCTCAGTAACTTCAAAGAGGTTAAACAGTTTGGCTCTTAAAGGTCGAGCCACAAGAAGTTTAGACAAGGAGAATGAGAGACGGCCTAGTTCCTTGCTTTAG